From a region of the Mycolicibacterium sp. MU0050 genome:
- the infC gene encoding translation initiation factor IF-3 codes for MEHNQGGPISTETRVNERIRVPEVRLIGPGGEQVGIVRIEDALRVAADADLDLVEVAPDARPPVCKIMDYGKYKYETAQKARESRKNQQQTVVKEQKLRPKIDPHDYETKKGHVVRFLEAGSKVKVTIMFRGREQSRPELGYRLLQRLGADVADYGFVETSAKQDGRNMTMVLAPHRGAKTRAKAAQDADAPSQRPGAAAKAAEPPPTDTAEPTQN; via the coding sequence GTGGAACACAACCAGGGAGGCCCCATCAGCACTGAGACCCGCGTCAACGAGCGCATTCGTGTACCTGAAGTCCGCTTGATCGGCCCCGGCGGGGAACAGGTAGGCATCGTGCGCATCGAAGATGCCCTCCGCGTTGCCGCGGATGCCGATCTCGACCTCGTCGAAGTAGCCCCTGATGCCAGACCACCGGTCTGCAAGATCATGGACTACGGCAAGTACAAGTACGAGACGGCCCAGAAGGCACGCGAGTCTCGCAAGAACCAGCAGCAGACCGTCGTCAAGGAACAGAAGCTGCGTCCCAAGATCGACCCCCACGACTACGAGACCAAGAAGGGTCACGTCGTGCGCTTCCTGGAAGCCGGGTCCAAGGTCAAGGTGACGATCATGTTCCGCGGCCGCGAGCAGTCCCGCCCCGAGCTGGGCTACCGGCTGCTACAGCGACTGGGCGCCGACGTGGCCGACTACGGCTTCGTCGAGACCTCGGCCAAGCAGGACGGCCGCAACATGACGATGGTGCTGGCACCGCACCGCGGCGCGAAGACTCGTGCGAAGGCAGCGCAAGACGCTGACGCGCCGAGTCAGCGACCCGGCGCAGCGGCCAAGGCGGCCGAACCGCCGCCCACCGACACAGCAGAACCAACACAGAACTGA
- a CDS encoding DUF1844 domain-containing protein, translating to MTDDPRIVTDPSGSAADPEPAVRELAEIPAVEVITRSAVMLMSAAAEKLGLSEPDPDDSPYRDLDEARRLITALAGLVTASAEYLGAHAGPLRDGLKSLQLAFREASAAPEEPGHGPGEKYTGPVW from the coding sequence ATGACCGATGATCCCAGAATCGTGACCGACCCCTCCGGCTCCGCGGCCGATCCCGAACCCGCCGTGCGCGAGCTCGCCGAGATTCCGGCGGTCGAGGTGATCACCCGGTCGGCGGTGATGCTGATGAGCGCGGCCGCCGAGAAGCTCGGGCTCTCCGAGCCGGACCCCGACGATAGTCCGTACCGCGATCTCGACGAGGCCCGCCGGCTCATCACCGCGCTGGCCGGCCTGGTCACCGCCAGCGCCGAATACCTGGGCGCGCACGCGGGCCCGCTGCGCGACGGGCTCAAGAGCCTGCAGCTGGCGTTCCGCGAGGCCAGCGCGGCCCCGGAGGAGCCCGGGCACGGACCGGGCGAGAAGTACACCGGACCGGTCTGGTAA
- the lysX gene encoding bifunctional lysylphosphatidylglycerol synthetase/lysine--tRNA ligase LysX — protein sequence MTLAVRSVGHSPSRFSWVPAAAGWIIGVIATLALIASVSPLVRSIIRVPREFIDDYLFNFPDTSFAWAFVLALLAAALAARKRIAWWILILYLVGAIVVNVGDLVIGSESLGAELGEIVGLVFHVTAIAALVLARKQFWARVRRGAVVRAAGALLAGMSVGILLGWGLLELFPGTLQPSERLLYAANRVFAFAGVDGTVFDGRHPHSLVNTVLGLFGALALMVAAVVLFRSQRADNALTGQDEAALRALLAVYGKNDSLGYFATRRDKSVVFAPNGRAAITYRVEVGVCLAGGDPVGDPRAWAQAIGAWLRLCETYGWAPGVMGASSSAAQAFRDAGLRALELGDEAILHPDAYTLSGPEMKPVRQAVTRARRAGLTVRIRRHRELSAEEMTQVLSRADAWRDTETERGFSMALGRLGDPADGDCLLVEAVRAQTEPAESEVVAMLSLVPWGSTGASLDLMRRSPGSPNGTVELMVSELCEHAETLGVNRISLNFAMFRSAFEQGAQLGAGPIARLWRALLVFFSRWWQLETLYRSNMKYQPQWVPRYACYEDARMIPRVGVASVVAEGFLVLPFSRRTRAHTGQHPAVPSTPPNLADLLDEAPAAPALPEQVRVRMAKLAALQAEGVDAYPVGRPPSHTAAQALDSPDGTPVTVAGRLLRRRDYGGVLFAQLRDWSGEIQLLFDRASLDDGLDGFTAATDLGDLVEVSGTMGRSNTGVRSVLVRRWRLNGKCLRPLPDKWKGLTDQEARVRTRYVDLAVNPEARDLIRARSNVLRSIRETLFAKDFLEVETPILQQIHGGANARPFVTHINAYDLDLYLRIAPELYLKRLCVGGVERVFELGRAFRNEGVDFSHNPEFTLLEAYQAHADYRVWIDGCRELIQNAATAANGAQIVLRPGPAGALEPVDISGAWAVKTVHDAVSEALGEHIDVDTELDALRRLCDAAGVPYQNHWDAGAVVLEMYEHLVEARTEHPTFYTDFPTSVSPLTRPHRTKPGVAERWDLVAWGVELGTAYSELTDPVEQRRRLQAQSLLAAGGDPEAMSLDEDFLQALEYAMPPTGGLGVGVDRVVMLITGRSIRETLPFPLAKPR from the coding sequence ATGACCCTCGCTGTCCGCTCGGTCGGGCACTCGCCGTCACGTTTTTCCTGGGTGCCGGCGGCCGCCGGCTGGATCATCGGTGTCATCGCCACGCTGGCGCTGATCGCCAGCGTCTCCCCGTTGGTCCGGTCGATCATCCGGGTCCCGCGGGAGTTCATCGACGACTACCTGTTCAACTTCCCCGACACCAGCTTCGCGTGGGCCTTCGTGCTCGCCCTGTTGGCCGCGGCGCTGGCGGCCCGGAAACGAATCGCCTGGTGGATCCTGATCCTCTATCTGGTGGGGGCGATCGTCGTCAACGTCGGCGATCTGGTCATCGGCTCCGAATCGCTGGGCGCCGAGCTCGGTGAGATCGTCGGGCTGGTCTTCCACGTCACCGCGATCGCCGCGCTGGTGTTGGCGCGTAAGCAGTTCTGGGCCCGGGTGCGCCGCGGCGCGGTGGTCCGCGCCGCCGGCGCCCTACTGGCCGGGATGTCCGTCGGCATCCTGCTGGGCTGGGGCCTGCTCGAACTGTTCCCGGGCACGTTGCAGCCCAGCGAGCGGCTGCTGTACGCCGCCAACCGGGTCTTCGCGTTCGCCGGCGTCGACGGCACCGTCTTCGACGGGCGGCACCCGCATTCGCTGGTCAACACTGTGCTGGGATTGTTCGGGGCGCTGGCGCTGATGGTCGCGGCCGTGGTGTTGTTCCGATCGCAGCGGGCCGACAACGCGCTCACCGGTCAGGACGAGGCCGCCCTGCGCGCCCTGCTCGCGGTCTACGGCAAGAACGATTCGCTGGGCTACTTCGCGACCCGGCGCGACAAGTCGGTCGTGTTCGCCCCGAACGGTCGCGCCGCGATCACCTACCGCGTCGAGGTCGGGGTGTGCTTGGCCGGCGGTGACCCGGTCGGCGATCCGCGGGCGTGGGCGCAGGCGATCGGCGCCTGGTTGCGCCTGTGCGAGACCTACGGGTGGGCACCCGGCGTGATGGGCGCCAGTTCCTCGGCCGCACAGGCCTTTCGCGACGCGGGCCTGCGCGCGCTGGAACTCGGCGACGAGGCCATCCTGCATCCGGACGCCTACACGCTTTCCGGGCCGGAGATGAAGCCGGTGCGCCAGGCGGTGACCCGCGCCCGACGGGCCGGGCTGACCGTTCGGATCCGCCGGCACCGGGAGCTGTCCGCCGAGGAGATGACCCAGGTGCTGAGCCGGGCCGACGCCTGGCGGGACACCGAGACCGAGCGCGGCTTCTCGATGGCGCTGGGCCGCCTCGGAGATCCTGCCGACGGCGACTGCCTGCTGGTCGAGGCCGTGCGCGCCCAGACCGAACCCGCGGAATCCGAGGTCGTCGCCATGTTGTCCCTGGTGCCCTGGGGCAGCACCGGGGCGTCGCTGGATCTGATGCGGCGCTCCCCCGGCTCCCCCAACGGCACCGTCGAACTGATGGTCAGCGAGCTCTGCGAACACGCGGAAACCCTTGGTGTCAACCGGATTTCGTTGAACTTCGCCATGTTCCGATCCGCATTCGAGCAGGGCGCCCAACTGGGCGCGGGCCCGATAGCCCGGCTGTGGCGTGCGCTGCTGGTGTTCTTCTCGAGGTGGTGGCAACTCGAGACGCTGTACCGCTCCAACATGAAGTACCAACCGCAGTGGGTGCCCCGCTACGCCTGCTACGAGGACGCCCGGATGATCCCCCGGGTGGGCGTCGCCTCGGTGGTCGCCGAGGGCTTCCTGGTGCTGCCGTTCAGCCGCCGCACCCGGGCCCACACCGGACAACACCCGGCGGTCCCGTCGACCCCGCCGAACCTCGCCGACCTGCTCGACGAGGCGCCCGCCGCCCCCGCACTGCCCGAGCAGGTCCGGGTTCGGATGGCCAAGCTGGCGGCCTTGCAGGCCGAGGGCGTCGACGCCTACCCGGTGGGTCGACCCCCGAGTCACACCGCGGCACAGGCACTCGACAGCCCCGACGGCACCCCGGTGACCGTGGCTGGCCGGTTGTTGCGACGGCGCGACTACGGCGGCGTGTTGTTCGCCCAGTTGCGGGATTGGTCCGGCGAGATTCAGTTGCTGTTCGACCGCGCGTCGCTCGACGACGGGCTGGACGGTTTCACCGCCGCCACCGATTTGGGCGATCTGGTCGAGGTCAGCGGGACGATGGGCCGCAGCAACACCGGCGTCCGCTCGGTGTTGGTGCGGCGCTGGCGATTGAACGGAAAATGCCTGCGGCCCTTGCCGGACAAGTGGAAGGGGCTCACCGATCAGGAGGCCCGGGTCCGCACGCGCTACGTCGACCTGGCCGTCAACCCCGAGGCCCGCGACCTGATCCGGGCGCGCAGCAACGTGCTGCGTTCGATCCGGGAGACGTTGTTCGCCAAGGACTTCCTGGAGGTGGAGACACCCATCCTGCAGCAGATCCACGGCGGCGCCAACGCGCGCCCGTTCGTCACCCACATCAACGCCTACGACCTCGACCTCTACCTGCGGATCGCCCCGGAGCTGTACCTGAAGCGACTGTGCGTCGGCGGCGTGGAGCGGGTGTTCGAGCTGGGCCGCGCGTTTCGCAACGAGGGCGTGGACTTCAGCCACAATCCCGAATTCACGCTGCTGGAGGCCTATCAGGCGCACGCCGACTACCGGGTGTGGATCGACGGCTGCCGCGAGCTCATCCAGAACGCGGCGACGGCGGCCAACGGTGCGCAGATCGTGTTGCGCCCCGGGCCGGCCGGCGCGCTGGAGCCGGTGGACATCTCCGGCGCTTGGGCGGTCAAAACGGTGCACGATGCGGTGTCGGAGGCCCTCGGCGAGCACATCGACGTCGACACCGAACTGGACGCGCTGCGTCGGCTGTGTGACGCCGCCGGTGTCCCCTACCAAAACCATTGGGACGCAGGCGCCGTCGTCCTCGAGATGTACGAGCATCTGGTCGAGGCCCGCACCGAGCACCCGACGTTCTACACCGACTTCCCCACCTCGGTCTCGCCGTTGACCCGGCCGCACCGCACCAAACCCGGCGTCGCCGAGCGCTGGGACCTGGTGGCCTGGGGCGTCGAGCTCGGCACCGCCTACAGCGAGCTGACCGACCCGGTGGAACAGCGGCGCCGACTGCAGGCACAGTCCTTACTGGCCGCCGGCGGCGACCCGGAAGCCATGTCGCTCGACGAGGACTTCCTGCAGGCCCTGGAGTACGCGATGCCGCCCACCGGCGGGCTGGGCGTCGGCGTCGACCGGGTGGTCATGCTGATCACCGGCCGCAGCATCCGCGAAACCCTGCCGTTTCCGCTGGCCAAACCGCGCTGA
- the rpmI gene encoding 50S ribosomal protein L35 produces MPKAKTHSGASKRFRRTGTGKIVRQKAGRRHLLEHKSSRRTRRLDGRTDVAAGDAGRVAKMLNG; encoded by the coding sequence ATGCCCAAGGCCAAGACCCATAGCGGTGCTTCGAAGCGGTTCCGTCGCACCGGAACCGGCAAGATCGTGCGTCAGAAGGCCGGCCGTCGCCACCTGCTCGAGCACAAGTCCAGCCGGCGCACCCGGCGCCTGGATGGCCGCACCGATGTGGCCGCCGGTGACGCCGGCCGCGTCGCGAAGATGCTCAACGGCTGA
- the rplT gene encoding 50S ribosomal protein L20 produces the protein MARVKRAVNAQKKRREILKASKGYRGQRSRLYRKAKEQQLHSLTYAYRDRRARKGEFRKLWISRINAAARANDITYNRLIQGLKAAGVEVDRKNLAEIAVSDPAAFTALVEVAKAALPADVNAPAGEAA, from the coding sequence ATGGCACGCGTGAAGCGGGCAGTCAATGCCCAGAAGAAGCGACGTGAGATTCTCAAGGCCTCGAAGGGCTACCGTGGCCAGCGCTCGCGGCTCTACCGCAAGGCCAAAGAGCAGCAGCTGCATTCACTGACCTACGCCTACCGGGACCGCCGCGCCCGCAAGGGCGAGTTCCGCAAGCTGTGGATCTCGCGGATCAACGCCGCTGCCCGCGCGAACGACATCACCTACAACCGCCTGATTCAGGGCCTCAAGGCCGCGGGCGTCGAGGTGGACCGCAAGAACCTGGCGGAGATCGCCGTCAGTGACCCGGCGGCGTTCACCGCGCTGGTCGAGGTGGCCAAGGCCGCCCTTCCCGCTGATGTCAACGCTCCGGCCGGCGAGGCCGCCTGA